A stretch of Eleutherodactylus coqui strain aEleCoq1 chromosome 2, aEleCoq1.hap1, whole genome shotgun sequence DNA encodes these proteins:
- the LOC136611470 gene encoding rho GTPase-activating protein 7-like isoform X2 — protein MIVTQIEAKEACDWLRAAGFPQYAQLFEDLQFPIDIATVKNDHEFLDRDAMESLFRRLNTLNKCASMKVEISRHRKKSDDSEEDEPCAISNKWSYQRQSRRWSRLEDFDCSIHDEAASLSTPIIKSEREDPSEPGERNDASSLHSSSSGESDCFPKTYEDLETSRSSSRCSSVKLVSPDSTLSVSPSPSEMLNVIGEEKLTDKPPSKKGSLLRKMEKLRLRSSTVKKNLHPKDKPIIGSPVLLDGFGDEKLRNLNCVNISDLAETQSKATFSSSSQTCSSSSPSENSSTVSTPSPVIRVRSHMKRGGMYVEDFDPTKLSIWNDISEQNFRNERHLHETQLFQIPHGHKPGTFPKALTGGILSPVDNTSVNWRTGSFHGCNRNRMRSSGSRDTEAPPSPLSLVDNRLSIYDNVPNLPFHFNRLGSPSDDVFSELENVMEHVNGLQKMVSSWSEKLSDDGDSDFANDSASPCPSSPKTFHLEVNEHLHKSKSDHTDPECAKPCTDGDSPILPYITISEIEESLTDCSRQSPEPEDLSLQVDRQSAAHLNRIQKLSLLKLTALMDKYSPSSKQGWNWTVPKFIRKIRAPDYKDKNVFGVPLLLNVQRTDYPIPKSILLAMDYLRIHFLDQVGLFRKSGVKSRIQALREMNELDPNYVNYDGQSAFDVADMVKQYFRDLPEPIFTSKLCESFLHIYQYVPKDQQFYAAQAAILLLPDENREALKMLLYFFRDVVACANENQMTQTNIAVCLAPSLFHLNSLRRESTSSSSRSSQRKYSLGKPDQKDLSENLAATQGLAHMISECNRLFQVPDYCHDLCLNICKPLSNTSEVTMNTSTTSLAAHSNTLISLENSMQNLLRDAKDKYRSWAPCAGFEHVELAYKKVENDEYPIRLWKVSIELEATPQMVLQHILREQHTWDPNLQQSKIIETLDEDTEIYHYSEESMSPLPLKEYVVLRTWRTDPQSGTCILAATSIECEDVLVTGTLGHVILCEYLIENLGNQRSKVTHACRTDTRGRTSEWYNRVFGHMCAAEIQRIKDSINKTKAMKCAAIVS, from the exons aCGCCTGAACACCCTGAACAAATGCGCATCTATGAAAGTGGAAATAAGTCGTCATCGTAAAAAG AGTGATGACTCAGAAGAGGATGAGCCTTGTGCAATCAGCAACAAATGGTCTTATCAGAGGCAAAGCAGGCGTTGGTCACGTCTGGAAGATTTTGATTGTTCTATACATGATGAAGCCGCAAGCCTTTCTACACCAATTATCAAGAGTGAAAGAGAAGATCCTTCAGAGCCCGGAGAAAGAAATGATGCATCTTCACTGCATAGCTCCAGCAGTGGTGAGAGTGACTGTTTCCCTAAAACATATGAAGATCTGGAAACTAGTAGAAGTTCTTCAAGGTGCTCCTCAGTGAAACTTGTTTCACCAGATTCTACACTTAGCGTTTCCCCTTCTCCAAGTGAGATGCTAAATGTAATAGGTGAGGAAAAGTTGACCGATAAACCACCTAGCAAGAAAGGTAGTCTTCTTAGGAAAATGGAAAAGCTTCGTCTCAGAAGCTCAACTGTTAAGAAAAATCTCCACCCAAAGGATAAACCTATAATTGGTAGTCCAGTTCTGCTTGATGGTTTTGGTGACGAGAAACTGCGCAACCTCAACTGTGTCAACATTTCAGATCTAGCAGAAACCCAAAGTAAAGCAACTTTTTCTAGTTCTTCACAAACCTGCAGCAGTAGTAGTCCATCTGAAAACAGCAGCACTGTGAGTACCCCAAGCCCAGTTATTCGCGTCAGAAGCCATATGAAGAGGGGTGGAATGTATGTTGAAGACTTTGACCCCACCAAGTTATCCATTTGGAATGATATTTCTGAGCAGAACTTTAGAAATGAAAGACATTTGCATGAAACCCAATTGTTTCAGATCCCACATGGCCACAAACCTGGGACATTCCCTAAAGCACTTACTGGCGGTATTTTATCACCTGTAGATAACACCTCCGTAAACTGGAGAACTGGAAGTTTTCATGGCTGTAATCGAAACAGAATGAGATCTAGTGGCTCCAGGGATACTGAAGCACCTCCAAGCCCACTGTCACTTGTGGACAATCGGTTAAGCATTTATGATAATGTGCCAAATCTTCCCTTCCATTTTAATAGACTTGGATCACCTAGTGATGATGTCTTTTCAGAACTAGAGAATGtaatggaacatgtgaatggacTTCAAAAAATGGTCAGTTCATGGTCTGAAAAGCTCTCCGATGATGGGGACTCTGACTTTGCTAATGACTCCGCTTCACCATGTCCGTCATCCCCAAAAACGTTTCATCTTGAAGTGAATGAACATTTACACAAATCAAAATCGGACCATACCGATCCTGAATGTGCTAAACCGTGCACAGATGGCGACTCTCCAATTCTGCCGTACATAACCATTTCAGAAATTGAGGAGTCCTTAACAGACTGTAGCAG ACAAAGTCCAGAGCCTGAAGATCTTTCCTTACAAGTTGACAGGCAGTCAGCAGCCCACCTCAACCGGATCCAGAAACTGTCTTTGTTAAAACTCACagcgttgatggataaatactCCCCTTCCAGCAAACAGGGATGGAATTG GACTGTTCCAAAATTCATCCGTAAAATCAGAGCTCCAGACTACAAGGATAAGAACGTGTTTGGAGTTCCGCTCCTCCTGAATGTTCAGAGGACAGACTACCCTATACCGAAGAGCATCCTTCTAGCTATGGATTATTTGCGCATCCACTTCCTTGATCAG GTTGGTCTTTTCCGAAAGTCTGGTGTGAAGTCTAGAATACAGGCCCTTAGAGAAATGAATGAACTGGACCCCAACTATGTGAATTATGACGGCCAGTCTGCTTTTGATGTGGCAGACATGGTAAAGCAGTATTTCCGGGATCTGCCTGAACCTATCTTCACAAGCAAATTATGTGAATCCTTCCtgcacatttatcagt ATGTGCCAAAGGATCAACAGTTTTATGCTGCTCAGGCGGCCATACTGTTGCTGCCAGACGAAAACCGTGAGGCTCTTAAAATGCTTCTCTACTTCTTCAGAGATGTGGTTGCTTGCGCAAATGAAAACCAAATGACTCAGACCAACATTGCAGTGTGTCTTGCACCTAGCTTGTTCCATTTAAACTCTCTGCGTCGGGAGAGCACTTCGTCATCGAGTAG GTCAAGCCAGAGAAAGTATAGTCTTGGAAAACCAGACCAGAAAGATCTAAGTGAGAATTTGGCAGCAACTCAAGGATTGGCTCATATGATTTCTGAGTGCAACAGACTATTTCAG GTGCCAGACTATTGCCATGACCTCTGTCTGAATATCTGTAAGCCACTGTCCAACACTTCAGAAGTGACCATGAACACCTCCACAACTTCCCTGGCAGCACACTCCAATACCCTAATATCCCTGGAAAACTCTATGCAGAATCTTCTCCGAGATGCCAAGGACAAATATCGAAGTTGGGCGCCTTGTGCAGGGTTTGAACACGTTGAACTAGCTTACAAAAAG GTAGAAAATGATGAGTATCCAATTAGGTTATGGAAAGTTTCCATTGAACTTGAAGCCACACCACAAATGGTTTTGCAACATATACTAAGGGAACAACACACCTGGGACCCAAACCTTCAGCAGTCTAAGATCATAGAGACACTAGATGAAGATACTGAAATCTATCACTATTCAGAAGAGAGTATGTCTCCCTTACCACTCAAGGAATATGTAGTTTTAAG AACATGGAGAACTGATCCACAAAGTGGCACCTGCATTTTGGCAGCTACTTCTATTGAATGTGAAGATGTTCTGGTCACTGGGACCTTGGGGCATGTGATTTTGTGTGAATATCTCATAGAAAACCTTGGAAATCAGAGGAGTAAAGTCACTCATGCCTGTAGGACAGATACAAG GGGGCGCACTAGTGAATGGTACAACAGAGTATTTGGTCATATGTGTGCTGCTGAAATACAAAGAATAAAAGACTCCATCAACAAGACTAAGGCAATGAAGTGTGCAGCCATTGTGTCTTAG
- the LOC136611470 gene encoding rho GTPase-activating protein 7-like isoform X3 — MDTKIEAKEACDWLRAAGFPQYAQLFEDLQFPIDIATVKNDHEFLDRDAMESLFRRLNTLNKCASMKVEISRHRKKSDDSEEDEPCAISNKWSYQRQSRRWSRLEDFDCSIHDEAASLSTPIIKSEREDPSEPGERNDASSLHSSSSGESDCFPKTYEDLETSRSSSRCSSVKLVSPDSTLSVSPSPSEMLNVIGEEKLTDKPPSKKGSLLRKMEKLRLRSSTVKKNLHPKDKPIIGSPVLLDGFGDEKLRNLNCVNISDLAETQSKATFSSSSQTCSSSSPSENSSTVSTPSPVIRVRSHMKRGGMYVEDFDPTKLSIWNDISEQNFRNERHLHETQLFQIPHGHKPGTFPKALTGGILSPVDNTSVNWRTGSFHGCNRNRMRSSGSRDTEAPPSPLSLVDNRLSIYDNVPNLPFHFNRLGSPSDDVFSELENVMEHVNGLQKMVSSWSEKLSDDGDSDFANDSASPCPSSPKTFHLEVNEHLHKSKSDHTDPECAKPCTDGDSPILPYITISEIEESLTDCSRQSPEPEDLSLQVDRQSAAHLNRIQKLSLLKLTALMDKYSPSSKQGWNWTVPKFIRKIRAPDYKDKNVFGVPLLLNVQRTDYPIPKSILLAMDYLRIHFLDQVGLFRKSGVKSRIQALREMNELDPNYVNYDGQSAFDVADMVKQYFRDLPEPIFTSKLCESFLHIYQYVPKDQQFYAAQAAILLLPDENREALKMLLYFFRDVVACANENQMTQTNIAVCLAPSLFHLNSLRRESTSSSSRSSQRKYSLGKPDQKDLSENLAATQGLAHMISECNRLFQVPDYCHDLCLNICKPLSNTSEVTMNTSTTSLAAHSNTLISLENSMQNLLRDAKDKYRSWAPCAGFEHVELAYKKVENDEYPIRLWKVSIELEATPQMVLQHILREQHTWDPNLQQSKIIETLDEDTEIYHYSEESMSPLPLKEYVVLRTWRTDPQSGTCILAATSIECEDVLVTGTLGHVILCEYLIENLGNQRSKVTHACRTDTRGRTSEWYNRVFGHMCAAEIQRIKDSINKTKAMKCAAIVS; from the exons aCGCCTGAACACCCTGAACAAATGCGCATCTATGAAAGTGGAAATAAGTCGTCATCGTAAAAAG AGTGATGACTCAGAAGAGGATGAGCCTTGTGCAATCAGCAACAAATGGTCTTATCAGAGGCAAAGCAGGCGTTGGTCACGTCTGGAAGATTTTGATTGTTCTATACATGATGAAGCCGCAAGCCTTTCTACACCAATTATCAAGAGTGAAAGAGAAGATCCTTCAGAGCCCGGAGAAAGAAATGATGCATCTTCACTGCATAGCTCCAGCAGTGGTGAGAGTGACTGTTTCCCTAAAACATATGAAGATCTGGAAACTAGTAGAAGTTCTTCAAGGTGCTCCTCAGTGAAACTTGTTTCACCAGATTCTACACTTAGCGTTTCCCCTTCTCCAAGTGAGATGCTAAATGTAATAGGTGAGGAAAAGTTGACCGATAAACCACCTAGCAAGAAAGGTAGTCTTCTTAGGAAAATGGAAAAGCTTCGTCTCAGAAGCTCAACTGTTAAGAAAAATCTCCACCCAAAGGATAAACCTATAATTGGTAGTCCAGTTCTGCTTGATGGTTTTGGTGACGAGAAACTGCGCAACCTCAACTGTGTCAACATTTCAGATCTAGCAGAAACCCAAAGTAAAGCAACTTTTTCTAGTTCTTCACAAACCTGCAGCAGTAGTAGTCCATCTGAAAACAGCAGCACTGTGAGTACCCCAAGCCCAGTTATTCGCGTCAGAAGCCATATGAAGAGGGGTGGAATGTATGTTGAAGACTTTGACCCCACCAAGTTATCCATTTGGAATGATATTTCTGAGCAGAACTTTAGAAATGAAAGACATTTGCATGAAACCCAATTGTTTCAGATCCCACATGGCCACAAACCTGGGACATTCCCTAAAGCACTTACTGGCGGTATTTTATCACCTGTAGATAACACCTCCGTAAACTGGAGAACTGGAAGTTTTCATGGCTGTAATCGAAACAGAATGAGATCTAGTGGCTCCAGGGATACTGAAGCACCTCCAAGCCCACTGTCACTTGTGGACAATCGGTTAAGCATTTATGATAATGTGCCAAATCTTCCCTTCCATTTTAATAGACTTGGATCACCTAGTGATGATGTCTTTTCAGAACTAGAGAATGtaatggaacatgtgaatggacTTCAAAAAATGGTCAGTTCATGGTCTGAAAAGCTCTCCGATGATGGGGACTCTGACTTTGCTAATGACTCCGCTTCACCATGTCCGTCATCCCCAAAAACGTTTCATCTTGAAGTGAATGAACATTTACACAAATCAAAATCGGACCATACCGATCCTGAATGTGCTAAACCGTGCACAGATGGCGACTCTCCAATTCTGCCGTACATAACCATTTCAGAAATTGAGGAGTCCTTAACAGACTGTAGCAG ACAAAGTCCAGAGCCTGAAGATCTTTCCTTACAAGTTGACAGGCAGTCAGCAGCCCACCTCAACCGGATCCAGAAACTGTCTTTGTTAAAACTCACagcgttgatggataaatactCCCCTTCCAGCAAACAGGGATGGAATTG GACTGTTCCAAAATTCATCCGTAAAATCAGAGCTCCAGACTACAAGGATAAGAACGTGTTTGGAGTTCCGCTCCTCCTGAATGTTCAGAGGACAGACTACCCTATACCGAAGAGCATCCTTCTAGCTATGGATTATTTGCGCATCCACTTCCTTGATCAG GTTGGTCTTTTCCGAAAGTCTGGTGTGAAGTCTAGAATACAGGCCCTTAGAGAAATGAATGAACTGGACCCCAACTATGTGAATTATGACGGCCAGTCTGCTTTTGATGTGGCAGACATGGTAAAGCAGTATTTCCGGGATCTGCCTGAACCTATCTTCACAAGCAAATTATGTGAATCCTTCCtgcacatttatcagt ATGTGCCAAAGGATCAACAGTTTTATGCTGCTCAGGCGGCCATACTGTTGCTGCCAGACGAAAACCGTGAGGCTCTTAAAATGCTTCTCTACTTCTTCAGAGATGTGGTTGCTTGCGCAAATGAAAACCAAATGACTCAGACCAACATTGCAGTGTGTCTTGCACCTAGCTTGTTCCATTTAAACTCTCTGCGTCGGGAGAGCACTTCGTCATCGAGTAG GTCAAGCCAGAGAAAGTATAGTCTTGGAAAACCAGACCAGAAAGATCTAAGTGAGAATTTGGCAGCAACTCAAGGATTGGCTCATATGATTTCTGAGTGCAACAGACTATTTCAG GTGCCAGACTATTGCCATGACCTCTGTCTGAATATCTGTAAGCCACTGTCCAACACTTCAGAAGTGACCATGAACACCTCCACAACTTCCCTGGCAGCACACTCCAATACCCTAATATCCCTGGAAAACTCTATGCAGAATCTTCTCCGAGATGCCAAGGACAAATATCGAAGTTGGGCGCCTTGTGCAGGGTTTGAACACGTTGAACTAGCTTACAAAAAG GTAGAAAATGATGAGTATCCAATTAGGTTATGGAAAGTTTCCATTGAACTTGAAGCCACACCACAAATGGTTTTGCAACATATACTAAGGGAACAACACACCTGGGACCCAAACCTTCAGCAGTCTAAGATCATAGAGACACTAGATGAAGATACTGAAATCTATCACTATTCAGAAGAGAGTATGTCTCCCTTACCACTCAAGGAATATGTAGTTTTAAG AACATGGAGAACTGATCCACAAAGTGGCACCTGCATTTTGGCAGCTACTTCTATTGAATGTGAAGATGTTCTGGTCACTGGGACCTTGGGGCATGTGATTTTGTGTGAATATCTCATAGAAAACCTTGGAAATCAGAGGAGTAAAGTCACTCATGCCTGTAGGACAGATACAAG GGGGCGCACTAGTGAATGGTACAACAGAGTATTTGGTCATATGTGTGCTGCTGAAATACAAAGAATAAAAGACTCCATCAACAAGACTAAGGCAATGAAGTGTGCAGCCATTGTGTCTTAG
- the LOC136611470 gene encoding rho GTPase-activating protein 7-like isoform X1: MMAYPGKSRLKRSFSEHIKDSTNKAWDVFWKSARERRLSEIEAKEACDWLRAAGFPQYAQLFEDLQFPIDIATVKNDHEFLDRDAMESLFRRLNTLNKCASMKVEISRHRKKSDDSEEDEPCAISNKWSYQRQSRRWSRLEDFDCSIHDEAASLSTPIIKSEREDPSEPGERNDASSLHSSSSGESDCFPKTYEDLETSRSSSRCSSVKLVSPDSTLSVSPSPSEMLNVIGEEKLTDKPPSKKGSLLRKMEKLRLRSSTVKKNLHPKDKPIIGSPVLLDGFGDEKLRNLNCVNISDLAETQSKATFSSSSQTCSSSSPSENSSTVSTPSPVIRVRSHMKRGGMYVEDFDPTKLSIWNDISEQNFRNERHLHETQLFQIPHGHKPGTFPKALTGGILSPVDNTSVNWRTGSFHGCNRNRMRSSGSRDTEAPPSPLSLVDNRLSIYDNVPNLPFHFNRLGSPSDDVFSELENVMEHVNGLQKMVSSWSEKLSDDGDSDFANDSASPCPSSPKTFHLEVNEHLHKSKSDHTDPECAKPCTDGDSPILPYITISEIEESLTDCSRQSPEPEDLSLQVDRQSAAHLNRIQKLSLLKLTALMDKYSPSSKQGWNWTVPKFIRKIRAPDYKDKNVFGVPLLLNVQRTDYPIPKSILLAMDYLRIHFLDQVGLFRKSGVKSRIQALREMNELDPNYVNYDGQSAFDVADMVKQYFRDLPEPIFTSKLCESFLHIYQYVPKDQQFYAAQAAILLLPDENREALKMLLYFFRDVVACANENQMTQTNIAVCLAPSLFHLNSLRRESTSSSSRSSQRKYSLGKPDQKDLSENLAATQGLAHMISECNRLFQVPDYCHDLCLNICKPLSNTSEVTMNTSTTSLAAHSNTLISLENSMQNLLRDAKDKYRSWAPCAGFEHVELAYKKVENDEYPIRLWKVSIELEATPQMVLQHILREQHTWDPNLQQSKIIETLDEDTEIYHYSEESMSPLPLKEYVVLRTWRTDPQSGTCILAATSIECEDVLVTGTLGHVILCEYLIENLGNQRSKVTHACRTDTRGRTSEWYNRVFGHMCAAEIQRIKDSINKTKAMKCAAIVS; this comes from the exons aCGCCTGAACACCCTGAACAAATGCGCATCTATGAAAGTGGAAATAAGTCGTCATCGTAAAAAG AGTGATGACTCAGAAGAGGATGAGCCTTGTGCAATCAGCAACAAATGGTCTTATCAGAGGCAAAGCAGGCGTTGGTCACGTCTGGAAGATTTTGATTGTTCTATACATGATGAAGCCGCAAGCCTTTCTACACCAATTATCAAGAGTGAAAGAGAAGATCCTTCAGAGCCCGGAGAAAGAAATGATGCATCTTCACTGCATAGCTCCAGCAGTGGTGAGAGTGACTGTTTCCCTAAAACATATGAAGATCTGGAAACTAGTAGAAGTTCTTCAAGGTGCTCCTCAGTGAAACTTGTTTCACCAGATTCTACACTTAGCGTTTCCCCTTCTCCAAGTGAGATGCTAAATGTAATAGGTGAGGAAAAGTTGACCGATAAACCACCTAGCAAGAAAGGTAGTCTTCTTAGGAAAATGGAAAAGCTTCGTCTCAGAAGCTCAACTGTTAAGAAAAATCTCCACCCAAAGGATAAACCTATAATTGGTAGTCCAGTTCTGCTTGATGGTTTTGGTGACGAGAAACTGCGCAACCTCAACTGTGTCAACATTTCAGATCTAGCAGAAACCCAAAGTAAAGCAACTTTTTCTAGTTCTTCACAAACCTGCAGCAGTAGTAGTCCATCTGAAAACAGCAGCACTGTGAGTACCCCAAGCCCAGTTATTCGCGTCAGAAGCCATATGAAGAGGGGTGGAATGTATGTTGAAGACTTTGACCCCACCAAGTTATCCATTTGGAATGATATTTCTGAGCAGAACTTTAGAAATGAAAGACATTTGCATGAAACCCAATTGTTTCAGATCCCACATGGCCACAAACCTGGGACATTCCCTAAAGCACTTACTGGCGGTATTTTATCACCTGTAGATAACACCTCCGTAAACTGGAGAACTGGAAGTTTTCATGGCTGTAATCGAAACAGAATGAGATCTAGTGGCTCCAGGGATACTGAAGCACCTCCAAGCCCACTGTCACTTGTGGACAATCGGTTAAGCATTTATGATAATGTGCCAAATCTTCCCTTCCATTTTAATAGACTTGGATCACCTAGTGATGATGTCTTTTCAGAACTAGAGAATGtaatggaacatgtgaatggacTTCAAAAAATGGTCAGTTCATGGTCTGAAAAGCTCTCCGATGATGGGGACTCTGACTTTGCTAATGACTCCGCTTCACCATGTCCGTCATCCCCAAAAACGTTTCATCTTGAAGTGAATGAACATTTACACAAATCAAAATCGGACCATACCGATCCTGAATGTGCTAAACCGTGCACAGATGGCGACTCTCCAATTCTGCCGTACATAACCATTTCAGAAATTGAGGAGTCCTTAACAGACTGTAGCAG ACAAAGTCCAGAGCCTGAAGATCTTTCCTTACAAGTTGACAGGCAGTCAGCAGCCCACCTCAACCGGATCCAGAAACTGTCTTTGTTAAAACTCACagcgttgatggataaatactCCCCTTCCAGCAAACAGGGATGGAATTG GACTGTTCCAAAATTCATCCGTAAAATCAGAGCTCCAGACTACAAGGATAAGAACGTGTTTGGAGTTCCGCTCCTCCTGAATGTTCAGAGGACAGACTACCCTATACCGAAGAGCATCCTTCTAGCTATGGATTATTTGCGCATCCACTTCCTTGATCAG GTTGGTCTTTTCCGAAAGTCTGGTGTGAAGTCTAGAATACAGGCCCTTAGAGAAATGAATGAACTGGACCCCAACTATGTGAATTATGACGGCCAGTCTGCTTTTGATGTGGCAGACATGGTAAAGCAGTATTTCCGGGATCTGCCTGAACCTATCTTCACAAGCAAATTATGTGAATCCTTCCtgcacatttatcagt ATGTGCCAAAGGATCAACAGTTTTATGCTGCTCAGGCGGCCATACTGTTGCTGCCAGACGAAAACCGTGAGGCTCTTAAAATGCTTCTCTACTTCTTCAGAGATGTGGTTGCTTGCGCAAATGAAAACCAAATGACTCAGACCAACATTGCAGTGTGTCTTGCACCTAGCTTGTTCCATTTAAACTCTCTGCGTCGGGAGAGCACTTCGTCATCGAGTAG GTCAAGCCAGAGAAAGTATAGTCTTGGAAAACCAGACCAGAAAGATCTAAGTGAGAATTTGGCAGCAACTCAAGGATTGGCTCATATGATTTCTGAGTGCAACAGACTATTTCAG GTGCCAGACTATTGCCATGACCTCTGTCTGAATATCTGTAAGCCACTGTCCAACACTTCAGAAGTGACCATGAACACCTCCACAACTTCCCTGGCAGCACACTCCAATACCCTAATATCCCTGGAAAACTCTATGCAGAATCTTCTCCGAGATGCCAAGGACAAATATCGAAGTTGGGCGCCTTGTGCAGGGTTTGAACACGTTGAACTAGCTTACAAAAAG GTAGAAAATGATGAGTATCCAATTAGGTTATGGAAAGTTTCCATTGAACTTGAAGCCACACCACAAATGGTTTTGCAACATATACTAAGGGAACAACACACCTGGGACCCAAACCTTCAGCAGTCTAAGATCATAGAGACACTAGATGAAGATACTGAAATCTATCACTATTCAGAAGAGAGTATGTCTCCCTTACCACTCAAGGAATATGTAGTTTTAAG AACATGGAGAACTGATCCACAAAGTGGCACCTGCATTTTGGCAGCTACTTCTATTGAATGTGAAGATGTTCTGGTCACTGGGACCTTGGGGCATGTGATTTTGTGTGAATATCTCATAGAAAACCTTGGAAATCAGAGGAGTAAAGTCACTCATGCCTGTAGGACAGATACAAG GGGGCGCACTAGTGAATGGTACAACAGAGTATTTGGTCATATGTGTGCTGCTGAAATACAAAGAATAAAAGACTCCATCAACAAGACTAAGGCAATGAAGTGTGCAGCCATTGTGTCTTAG